Part of the Caulifigura coniformis genome, GGAGCGAAGCCCCCAGCCGAACGTTGCCGAGCGCTCCCTGCGACTGGTCGCCCAAGCTGGGGGCAAGTCGCGGGTCGGGTGGCACGCAACGCCGTCCACGATTCTGCTTTCGGCGTAACTTCCGTCTTGGCAAAGAAATCGAGTCTCCGGTAGGGAACGGGTGCTAACGCCTTTCCCCAGGAGACTCGATCATGGCACGGAGGCCATGTCGCGCAGGATATGCGCAGCAGCTCAGGGCTGGAATTGAGGACCTCTGCCCGCCGCGCGCCCGGTGCCATGCTCGCATCGCGCAGTCGGATGAGCATGCGAATATTGCCGAGCGCCGTCGCCCCCAGCTCCGGTGGGGCGCGCGCCGACGGACGCCAGGCAGGATGGGGATGGCGTGGCGGCGCCTGGCGCGTTCCTTGATTCAAACCCCTCGATCGGCCATCACTCCTGACTGACGGTCGCATCAGGAGGACGAAGCGATGGGGTGGTGGAATGTTCTGTTTGGCGGCGGGAAGCCGAGGCGGCTTGAAGAACGACCGGATCGTCTGTGGATGACTGCCGACGCCAGGTTTGAAGGGTTACGCAGTGAAGCCATCGCCCGGTCGACAGGCGGAGCGGACGCAGTGCTGCTGGTCGCGCATTTCCCCGATGTGTTGGCCCGTCTGGACGAGATGGTGGGACAGCGGTCGTGGGCGGTCCCCTGCCGGGCAGTCCCGGCCAGCGACCTGTCGCGGGAACTGGCCTTCGCCGCGAGGCTGGACGAGTCCGCCGTCATCGATCTCCTCGTCGCGGAACGGCATCCGCTCCCCTCAGTGGACGAGGAACTCCTGGAGTTCGCCCGCGGGTTGCCCTGTCGCTGCCGGATGGCCCACGTCCTGTCTCTGGAAGACCCCGTCCTGAAAGCCTTTGCAGGAGACCGGACGCGGGACATCCTGAGACGACTGGGAATGAAAGAGGACGAAGCAATCGAAAGTGCGATGGTCACCCGGCAGATCCGGAAGGCCCAGCAGAAGATCGAGGGCCGGACCTTCGGCAGCCTTCGGGCCGGGTCGGCCGCGGAATGGCTCGCGAAGAACTGCCCCGAACTGGTCCGGGAATAAGGAGTTCCGCCGCGACAACGCTGCGCCTGGAGACACCGGTGCCGCCGCACTGCAGGTCTCTGCACCGCGCAACCCCGTCCGTCAGGGTGAGGAGTTTTGATTCATTGACATCACGCGGCGGATTGCCGCTCGGACACGTGGGGCCGTTCACGCAAAGAAACGTCAGAAATCATTCGCCTTTGGCCCGAAGGATCTCGCCAGAGTGGTCATACCTGTCACACGTGCCGCAACCTCAAACGCTCCTTCTGCTTCCAGCTGTGACACCGATGTCACAGGTCGGTCACAGTTGTCACAGGTCCTCCCGCTGCGGAAACGCCATCAGCGGCCGGCCATGTCGAGCAGCGAAAAACGGGCTGGTTTCCGAGGAAGCCAGCCCGTAGGGAGACCCAGAATGGAAGCCTGGAGATCGCGACTACGGCAGCCGCAGGAAGACGGCCTCGACAGCGCCGGACGTGTCGCGGCCGGAGTGGCTGTTGAGCACATACCAGGTTCGCAGGTTGCGCCAGGTCCCGCCGGGATTCGCCTTGTCGGCGGGATCGAGGACGAGGACTTCGGTGTCTTCGCGCGGCCCGCGGATGCCGATGATGACTGTGATGTGCTTCACGCCGTTGACCCATAAGGGGCCGAATGTCGTCAGCCAGCCGAGGATCGCTTCCGGCGTGGGAGACATGGGAGGGACCATCTCGAATCCCATGTCGTTCGCAAACGCCTTGATCTGGCCGTTCGAGATGCCACCGTCGTCGGTGTAGACCTTCGACCACTTCTCGGACTCGGACGGATCAGGATGCCGCGAATCGGTCATGTTGGTCCGGTTCCGCTTCCACTGGATCAGCATCTGACCGGAGGCGAACCAGCAGGAGTTCGTTTTGTCCTGCGCGATGTAGACGGGGCTGGGAACGGTGTAGGGACCAATCTGCGGTTTCGGGAGCGGCGGCGGAACCGGGAGAGGGCCGGGACCGGGTCCGACGGACGGAGCCGCCGCCAGGGCGGCGCGGGTTTTCGGGCCCACGATGCCGTCGGGAGTGAGGTGGGATTTCGTCTGGAATCCACGGACGGCGGCGCTCGTTTTCGGGCCGAAGATTCCGTCGACCGCCAGAAGCGGCGTCGGCCGGAACTTGGCATTGAGCTGCGTCTGCAGCTCCCGGACGTCAGTGCCCGTTGACCCCATGAGAAGGAGGTTGGCCATGGTCGTTTCTCGAAGAGGGGGGAAAAGACCCACAGTGACGACGCAGTGCTATTGTCCTTGTCGCTTCAGGAATGTTGCGTGGCTTCGGACGAAGACGCCTTGGCTTCTCCGAAGAAGCCAGGCGTCAGGAAGATCAGGGCGTGACATCCGGAGGCGCGGTTTTCTCCTTCGCCAGTTTCTCCTTTGCCTTCCGCTCCTTCTCCAGCGAGTCGTGGAGCGGGTTCTCGATCTTCACCGGCGGCTTGGTGATCTGCAGGTCAGTCTCCTCAATCGAGCGCGGGAAACGGTTGTTCGAGAAGTTGGTGTCGGCCGTTTCGTTGTAGGGATCGACTGTGACGGCCACGACCGGTTTCGGAGCGAGCACCAGGGTCGACAGTTCGCCGTTGGCCAGACGCCAGATCTCCGCCGGATAGCGGCGGATTTCCGAGGTCTGGTCGTTGAATTCGAGCTTCAGGATGACGGGCATCGGCAGCTGGCCGTGGTTCTTGAGCTTCACCTCGTAGATTACCTTGTCGTACTGCAGGGCCTTCTTCTCCGCCGGCGTCAGCCGTTCCATGAACTTCCGGAAGTCTTCAGCCTGCTTGTCAGTCGGAGCATGAGGGTCGAAACCGTCGTAGAAATCTTTCAGTTCGGGAATCCGGTCGATCCGTCGCGGCGCGCCGGCATCGCGTTCCCGGGTGATGCTCGGAGGAAGTTTCGACTCCTTCCGTTTTTCACGTTCGCCGTTCTTCGTCGGATCGCCGTCCTGGATTGTGCGGCGATGGACGGCCACGATCTCCACGTCGCTGGTCGACGTGGAAAAGAACCAGCCCCGCCAGAACCAGTCGAGATCCATGCCGGAGGCGTCTTCCATAGTGCGGAAGAAGTCGGCCGGCTCGGCCCGTTTGTAGGCCCAGCGCCGACAGTATTCCTTGAAGGCCGAATCGAAGAGCGTCCGGCCGAGAATCGTCTCCCGGAGCATCGTCAGCCCGACGGCCGTTTTGAAATAGGCGTTCTGAGGGATGTTCTGGATGTTGTCCGGCTGCGTCATGAGCGGCTGGTGCAGATCGCTCGTGAGGTAGTCGACCACGAACTTCGGCTGAGCCGTCGGAATCTTCGGGTCATCCTTCCAGGTTCGTTCGGCGAATCCCTGAACGAAGGTGTTGAAGCCCTCATCCAGCCACATCCAGTGTCGTTCGTCGCTGTTGACGATCATCGGAAACCAGTTGTGCCCCGTTTCGTGGATGATGACGCGGATGACGCCCCACTTCGTCTTGTCGGTGTACGTGCCGTCTTTCTCGGGACGCGGCGAATTGAAGCTGATCATCGGATACTCCATCCCGCCGCTCGGATGCGACCCGAGGACGGCCGTGGCGTGCGGCCAGGGATAAGGAATGCCGGTGACGGAGGAATAGATTTCGACGGCATGCGCGACTGCGTGAGTGGCGTACCTGTCCCAAAGCGGCATGCCTTCGCGCGGATAGAGCGACTGGCAGATGACGGTTCGGCCATCGAGCGGAACCCCCCAGGCGTCCCAGACGAAAGCCCGCGACGAGGTGAACGCAAAATCGCGGACGTTCTTCGCGGCGAACTTCCAGGTCTTCGTTTCCCTGGAGGGCTTCCGGCGCGACGTTTCGGCTTCATCTTTGGTCACGATCGTCACGGGGGCGCCGGACGTCAGCGACTGCTTGAGCCTCGCTTTCATGTCAGCCGAGAGAACGTCGCCGGGGTTCTGAAGCGCGCCGGTGGCGCCGACAATGTGGTCTGCAGGAACCGTGATGCTGGCTTCGAAGTCGCCGAATTCGAGCGTGAACTCCCCGTAGCGGATTGGCTGTTTGAGACGCCATCCGCCGTAATCGGTGTAGGCACAGAGACGCGGGTAGCAGTAGGCCATCCCGAAGATGGCCGTGCCGTCGTCGAGAACTTCGTGTCCCGAGCGGGTCGGGATGAGCTTGGTGTCGTTGATCAGGTATTCCCAGGCGAGGTCGAACTCGAACACGCCTCCAGCGGGCAGCGGCCTGGGGAGGTCGACTCGCAGCATCCCCTTATTGAGTGTGTGCGAGAGGTCGCCGCCGGTTGTGGCCTTGAGCGAGAGGATCTTCGTGGAACCATCGAATTCGCGGGCGGTCAGCATTCGCCGGAAGTCTTCGACGGTGACCTCGCCGTTGTCTTTCCATGTTTTGGCCAACGCTCCATCGGAGAACGGGGCGGCCTGGTTCGATTCCAGGGCCAGCCAGAGGTAAGTGAGTGTATGCGGGGAATGGTTCTCGTAGGTGACGTGCTCTTTTCCGCGAAGCATTTTCGCGTCTTCATCGATCGTGAGGTCGAGCTTGTAACTGACCTTCTGCTGCCAGTACGCCGGGCCGGGAGCGCCGGACGGCAGGCGCGATTCGGAGGGAGCGGAAAGCAGCGAATCGATCTGGGCGAACGGATCGGGCCCAGGCGAAACTGCGAACGGGCCGGAAGGAGCGTCGGCCGCCAGGGCCGTGGGGCCCGAAGTCATCAGGCCTCCCAGGGCGAGGAGGGCGGTTCCATGAACAATTCGGACAAGCAGGCTGCGCATCACGAGAACCTTCTCCGAATGTCGGCGCAGAACGCCGGCAGAGTGAGAGACCCAGAACGGCTGAAGGGACTGGGGCGCGACCTGTCCCGTGCTCCAGGGCGCGTGGAGCATGGGACGATTGAAGCCGTTCGCCCGACGAGAATCAACGTCGGAAGGGGACGCAGGACTCGATCTGCGCTCGCTGATACATTCTCTTCCAGAATTCGATGTTCCTCTCCGACGCCGGGATGCGCTCCGCCATGCTCAAGCACACGCTGATTCACCCCAAGATCAACGAAGTCCTCGGGCGGGCAGGGCATCATGCGAAGATCCTGATCGCCGACGGCAACTATCCGGCCTCGACGACGCTGGGCCCGAACGCGGAACTGGTCAGCCTGAATCTCACGCCTGGAATCGTGAACTGTGTCGACGTGCTGAAGGCAATCCTGTCGGCAATTCCGATTGAAGTCGTGAACACCATGGGCATCCCCGCAGACGACCCGTACTCGCTGCAGGGGGACCCGCCGATCTGGGCGCAGTATCGCGAGATCCTGGATGACTACAACGTGTCGGCCAAGCTCACTCCGATACCGAAGTGGGACTTCTACAATGCGGTCGCCAGCCGCGAGCATGTGTTGACGATCCAGACGGCCGAACAGGCGCTGTGGGCGAATATCCTGCTGTCCGTCGGAGTGCGGAAGGTGGGAGAGTAGCCCCCTGGAACGCGGATGCGATGTGGACTTTCTTGTGTCGTGAACGTGCCTGAATGAAATCCGAGAGGAATTGCCGTGCGAGCTTTCCTTCCGCTGCTGGTCGTGATGTCGCTGCTCGCGGGCGACGTCCGCGGGGCTGAACCGACGTCCAGAGTTTTCGTCTACAAGCATTCGGCCGAAGAGCCTCGTGAGATCGAGGTGTTCTTTCCGCCTGCGCATGAGCCGGCGAAGGCCAAAGTCCCCGGGATGGTGCTGTTTCACGGTGGAGCATGGACGGGCGGGACGCGCAGGCAGTTCCTCCGGGCGTGTGAATACTTCGCCAGTCGGGGGCTGGTGACGGCGACCGTCGACTACCGCAAGCTGACCAAAGCCGAGGCGAGAGCGGCGGCGACTGGAGAGAAAAAGCGGGTGTGTATCACCGATGCGAAGTCGGCCATCCGGTGGTTCAAGTCAAACGCGACAATGCTGGGGATTGATCCGGCTCGCGTGATCACCGGCGGGGGCTCGGCCGGCGGGCACATCAGCATTCTCGCGACGACGAACCCGGGACTGAATGATCCGGCAGATCCTCTGGACGTCAGCACGTCCGTCGTGGCCTACGTGCTGTTCAATCCGGCATTCACCGCGGAAGACCAGGCCGACCCGGAGATCGACGCACTGCAGCATGTCGGACGGAATCTCGCTCCGGCCATTGCGTTCTTCGGCACGAAAGACACCTGGAAGCCGGGCTGGGATGCCGCTGCACAGAAGCTCAAGGATGTCGGAAACAAGACTACGGAAGTACAGCTCGCCGAAGGAATGCCCCATGGCTTCTTCAATAAGGACCCGTGGCAGGCAGTGACCCTGATCGCGGCCGATCGTTTCCTCGTGCGTCAGGGTTTGCTGCAGGGGGAACCCACTTTGACAGCGCCTGAGACCGGGGAACGACTCGTCGTGACGGCGGACGCGGTGAAACAGGTCGGCCCGTGGAATCTCACGGCGTTGAAACAGACGCCGGAGATGCGCTGGGTCTCGCAGGACGGGCCGGTCCATTCCCTGCTCTATCGCGGCGAGCCGTTCCAGGGGCGCGACACGGAGGTCTTCGCGTTCTATGCCTCGCCTGCGACTCTGCGGACCGCGAAGGCCGGAGAGCGGTTCCCGGGAGTGGTCCTGATTCATGGCGGGGGCGGGACGGCGTTCGCCGAGTGGACCTGGTTGTGGGCAAAGCGGGGCTACGCCGCGATCGCGATGGATCTCTCAGGCAGCCGGCCGAACGCCCCGGCCTTCGAGGCGGATGGAACTCCAGTCAGGAACCAGACCGCCAGGTCCGACACACGGACGCGGCTTGAGAACGGCGGACCGTTTCACGGGCATCCTGAAAAGTTCGACAGCATCGGCGGCGACGTTTCGGATGACTGGCCGTATCACGCGGCGGCGAGCGTCATCCGGGCGCATTCGCTGTTGAGGTCGTTTCCCGAAGTGATTGCGGACCGAACTGCGGTGACCGGCATCAGTTGGGGCGGTTATACGACCTGCCTCGTCGCCTCGCTGGATGATCGCTTCAAGGCGGCGGTTCCAGTTTACGGCTGCGGGTTCCTTCATGAAGGGGAGTCGGTCCAGAAGCCGTCGATCGACAAACTCGGCGACCGTCGGAAGGAATGGGTCCAGGCGTACGATCCCTCGAGTCTGCTGCTTCGCTGCCGGATTCCCATTCTGTTCGTGAACGGTACGAACGACGTTCACTATCCGCTCGACAGCTACCAGAAGAGCTTCGACGTCGTACCTGGGCCGAAGCAGATGCGGATCGAGGTGAACATGCAGCATGGGCATCCCCCTGGATGGGCGCCGGAAGAGATTGGCCTGTTCGTCGATTCGTTCTGCCGAGATGAGAAAGCCCTTCCCGTGCCGGGCGAGATCCAGGTTGAAGGGGATGTCGTTCGCCAGAGCTACTCCAGCGACGTTCCCCTGAAATCGGCCGCCCTGCATTACACGACGGACGACGGACTGCGTTCGAGCCGGACCTGGAAGACCATTCCGGCTGAAATCGGGACCGGGGTGGTCACGGCGCCGAGGCCGCCCGCCGAAGCGAACACGTGGTTTCTGGAGCTGCGTGACGAGCGCGGAGCAATGGTCAGCTCGACCATCCAGTTTCGCCGCTGAACACCCGCAATTCGCCGATATGCTGGAAGCTCCCGCCGCAGTCTCTTCGTCCAGCAGGTTTCCGTCCCCGTGACCACCGAACGAGCCGCCACGTTCAGCCGCAAATCCCTGAAATGGTTGCAGGGGATCATCGGGGCATTCCTCAAGTCGCCGTCGGGAACGAAGGCGAAGTGCTGGGTTGGAAGCCTGCTGCTCTTGATGCTGTGCATGAACGCGATGAACGTCGTGAACAGCTACGTGCTGCGCGAGTTCATGTCCGCGATCCAGGATCGCGAGCGGGCGGCGTTCGTGAATTTCGCATGGCTGTACGCCGGCGTGTTTGCGGCTTCGACGGTGTTCTCTGTGCTGCTGCGTTTCTCTGAAGAGCGGCTGGGGCTGCTGTGGCGCGACTGGATGACGCGCAGCCTGGCCGGCGTCTATATGGACGGCAAGATCTATCTTCGACTTCGGTCCGACGAGTCGCTGACGAATCCCGACCAGAGGATCTCGGAAGACGTCAAGTCGCTGACCGTCACGACGCTTTCTCTCGTGATCATGCTGACCAACAGCACGATCACCGTGATTTCGTTTTCGGGGGTCCTCTGGGCGATCAGTCCCACGCTGTTCCTGGTGGCGCTGGCCTATGCCCTGCTCGGGTCCGGGCTGACGGTGCTGCTCGCCCGGCCGCTCGTCAATCTCAATTACCACCAGGCCGATTTCGAAGCCGACTTCCGAGCGGATCTCGTGAAAGTGCATCAGCTGGCCGACGGAATCGCGTTGGCCGGATTCGAGGGGCGCAGCCGTGACCGCCTGATGGAGCGCATTCGGAGGCTGGTCGAAAACTATCTTCGGATCATCGCGGTCAACCGCAACGTCGGCTTTTTCACGACCGGTTACAACTACCTGATCCAGCTCGTCCCGATCGTGATCGTCGCTCCGATGTTCATGAACGAGGGGGTCGAGTTCGGAGTCATCGGGCAGTCGGCGATGGCATTCTCGACGCTGGTCGCCGCGCTGTCTTTGATCGTGACGCAGTTCCAGTCGATTTCCGCCTACTTCGCCGTTCTCACCCGGCTGGGTGAGTTTGCCGACACCGTCAAGAGGTCTGCGGAGCATCAGGACGATGGATGCGTCGACTGCGCGAAATCGGCCGACCACTTTGTGTTCGACCACCTGACACTTCGATCGTCGCTCGAGAACGGACAGGTCCTGATCGAGAACCTGATCCTGACGATCGAGAAAGGGACGCGCGTGCTGATCAACGGCAACCACGCCGCCCAGCAAGCGCTCTTTCGAGCAGCGGCCGGCGTGCCGATCATCGGATCGGGACGCGTGATTCGTCCGCCTGTCGGCAAGGCGGCCTTTGTTCCAGAGAATCCGTTCCTGCCGCCAGGGACCCTGCGCGAGTCGTTCGTCGCTCCGGAACATGATGCGACAACGACTGACGAGCAGGTGTGGGAGGTCATTCGCGCCGTGGGGCTCAACGAGGCGATTTCACGCCACGATGGCGACGTCCGCCATGACTGGCACGACCTGCTGTCGCTCCGCGACGAGCAGCTGATGGCGATTGCCCGCGCCATTCTTCTGCGTCCGGACTTCGCCGTCCTCGGGCACCTGAACTCATCCCTCAAACAGTCGACGGAACGCAAGATCCTGAAGCTGATGCAGCAGCACGGCATCACATGCATTTCGTTCAGCGACCAGCTTCCCAGCGCAGAGTTTCACGACCTGTGCCTCGAACTGGGAGACGATGGTTCGTGGCAGATCGTCGACCCCAGGCCAGAGCGGAAGAGCGTCGAGCTCGCCGGCTGATCAGGCGAGTGTGATCAGAATTTTCTGCTCGCCAGGTTCCGTTCGGAGCGGCACGCGAACCTCGCTTCCAGAAACGGCCATCGCGACTCCGTCGCTGGTCGCTTCTGCGATCGAGCCTGCACGCCTGCGTGGATTCTCAATTCGGACAATGCACCGCAATGCTCGTTCGCCTGGAGTGCCCGTTGGATGAAGCAGAGCGACTTCGCAGGAGGGCCAGTCGTCGGGGAGGCAGGGGTTCACGACTAGGGTGTCGCCGTTCTCAACGCGGATGCCCAGGATCGATTCCAGTGCGACGCGGTACATCCATCCGGACGAGCCGGTGTACCAGGTCCAGCCGCACCGCCCGACATGCGGCGCCGCACCATAGACGTCGCCCGGGTAGACGAATGGTTCCCCTTTGTATCTCGTTGCCGCCTCCTCGTTCTCCGTATGCGAAATCGGTGTGAGCATCTCCCACAGCTTCAGGGCCTCGTTGTTCTCTCCCAGGAGGGCCTTCGCCATGATGGCCCAGCAGGCGCCATGGGTGTACTGGCCGCCGTTCTCCCGGATCCCCGCCACATACCCCTTGATGTAGCCGGGATCGTTCGGCGTGTTCACGAACGGCGGCGTCAACAGCCGGATGATCCCGTCGTGTTCCGCGATCAGGTGTTCCGAGAGCGCGTTCACTGCCGCTCGCGCTCGATCATGCGGGGCTGCTCCGGAAATGACGGCCCATGCCTGTGCGATCGCATCGATGCGGCACTCGTCGTTCTTGTTCGAGCCGAGGGGATCGCCGTTGTCGTAGTAGGCCCGGCGATACCATTCGCCGTCCCACCCCCCATCGTTCAGGGACGCACGAAGTGCTTCGTGATGCTGGGCATATCGTTCGACGCGGGAGGCGTCTTTCCGCTCACGGCAGAATGGCAGGAAATCGCCCAGGATCTTGAACAGGAAAAAGCCGAGCCAGACGCTTTCTCCGCGGCCTTCACGGCCGACGCGGTTCATTCCGTCATTCCAGTCGCCACAGCCCATCAGCGGCAGCCCGTGTGTGCCGGTCGTCAGCGACCGGTCGATCGTCCGGCAGCAGTGTTCATAGAGGGACGCTTCTTCGCCGGACTTTTCCGGCGTCATGTAGACCTCGTCCTCGCCATCATGCAACGGCGGGCCTTTTACGAAAGGAATCCTCTCGTCGAGCAGCCCGCGATCCCCGGTGACGCGGACGTACTCCGCAGTGACCAGTGGCAACCAGAGCAGGTCGTCAGAGAACTTCGTTCTCAGGCCGCGGCCGATGGGGGCCGGGTGCCACCAGTGCAGGACGTCCCCTTCGACGAATTGATGTCGCGCATGCAGGGCGATCTGCCGCCGTGCGAGATCCGGCTCGAGCGCGAGAAGATTCCCGGCGTCCTGCAGCTGATCGCGGAAGCCGAATGCTCCGCTCGATTGCGAGAAGCCTGAGCGGGCCCACAGCCGGCAGGCGAGCGTCTGATACGGCAGCCACCCATTCACCAGGATGTCGAGTTTCTTCGACGGAGTTTTCACCTGCACGCGGCCGAGGAGTTCGTTCCAGAAGCCCTGGATCTGATGCAGTGCCTTCGTCGCAGCGGAGGGCCTGCGGTAGCGGGCGATGATCGCCGTTGCAGCCTCCTCGCTCATTGCTTCACCGAGCAGGACGACACACTCGGCCGTCGCGCCCGGCGCAATGGTGAATGTCTGTTGCTGCGCGAAGCACGGATCGAGCCCCGCGCCGATCCGGCCATCAAATGCTTCGCCAGGCTGGAGTGCCGCCGGATTTCGTGGCGACCCGAAGCGGCCGAGGAACGACGCCCGGTCACACGTCTGCGACGGCTGGTCTGTCTCAGCGTCGGGCGTCTTCACCGCGGCAAATGCGATCCCATCCTGGAAATCGCCCGCTGCAAGGTTCCTCGCCCGCAGCGACCCATCCGGTGCGAGGTGAGTGACGACCAGAGACGGCCGCGACGGCGTCGAACCCAGGACAAGCTCCTGGTAAGCGGTCAGCGACAATTGCCGGGATTCCGGTCCCAGGTTGGTCAGCTTCAGAAGCGTGATCTTGACCGGCTCCTCCTGTGGAACGAAAAGCGTCGTTTCCATCCGAAGTGTGCCGGCCATCGCTTCGAAGACCGAATACCCGAAGCCGTGGCGGACGGTGAAATCGAGGTTGCTTTCGACAGGGCCGGGCATCGGGGAGAAGAGGACGCCAGTTTCCTCATCGCGTAAATAGAGGGCTTCGCCGTGCGGATCGCTGACGGGCTCGTTCGACCAGGGCGTGATGCGGTTCGCCTGGCTGTTGCGGGCCCAGGTGCATCCCGCTCCCGATTCGGTGACCAGGAAGCCGGCATGCTCATTCGCGACCACGTTGATCCACGGAAGCGGCGGCCATTTTCGGTCGCCGTTGTTGCCCGGAAGTCGAACGACATATTCCCGCCCATCTGTGGAGAAGCCCCCAAAACCGTTGAAGAACGCGAGTTCCGGCTCGGAGACTGCCTGGGCTCCGGATGCCCGCGTTCCAACGGGAGCAGGCGTTTGGGGAGACCAGTCACATTCGACCGCAGGGAGATTCCCTTCAACGACCAGAGATGCCGCGGTCCTCATCAGCGCTTGTTCCGCCTCATCGAGACTCGACGGCGGAGTCGTCACGGCGCGGTCATCGAGTCCGGGCGGTTGATTGCCGGGTGAACTGTCCAGAACGAGCAGGTTTGTGAAGAAGCCTTTGCGGGCGAAATAGTTCCGGGCGAGGTTGGCCTCCGCGGCCCCTTTCGATTTCCATCCGCCCGCGACAACGATCAGCATCCGGTCGCGTGGCAGA contains:
- a CDS encoding GH36-type glycosyl hydrolase domain-containing protein; the protein is MNHAPTAGQLLSNGRYFAFMTAAGTGQSRRHGHVVNRWPGDPVEDAHGQFLYLRDIEAGEFWSVGRQPVPSSCTHYRASASAGQFHIEHEHSGILARLEVAVSPSDDLEVRRLKLANKSGRKRTIEVTSYLEAVLNWQGADIGHPAFSKLFLQTDMIHDASTLIVDRRPRANGEHWPTLFHTLSGANAMEWETDRLRFLGRGRAATSPAALRGSLSGTVGNVLDPCCALRTVVELASGAEVTMSFVTGIAETREAAQGVSRRYREPEQVEAALAAAAAAEQALRNELGVTPSQAERFQALAAAMHAGDRNLKGRNADLPAIDANALFGRLGLPRDRMLIVVAGGWKSKGAAEANLARNYFARKGFFTNLLVLDSSPGNQPPGLDDRAVTTPPSSLDEAEQALMRTAASLVVEGNLPAVECDWSPQTPAPVGTRASGAQAVSEPELAFFNGFGGFSTDGREYVVRLPGNNGDRKWPPLPWINVVANEHAGFLVTESGAGCTWARNSQANRITPWSNEPVSDPHGEALYLRDEETGVLFSPMPGPVESNLDFTVRHGFGYSVFEAMAGTLRMETTLFVPQEEPVKITLLKLTNLGPESRQLSLTAYQELVLGSTPSRPSLVVTHLAPDGSLRARNLAAGDFQDGIAFAAVKTPDAETDQPSQTCDRASFLGRFGSPRNPAALQPGEAFDGRIGAGLDPCFAQQQTFTIAPGATAECVVLLGEAMSEEAATAIIARYRRPSAATKALHQIQGFWNELLGRVQVKTPSKKLDILVNGWLPYQTLACRLWARSGFSQSSGAFGFRDQLQDAGNLLALEPDLARRQIALHARHQFVEGDVLHWWHPAPIGRGLRTKFSDDLLWLPLVTAEYVRVTGDRGLLDERIPFVKGPPLHDGEDEVYMTPEKSGEEASLYEHCCRTIDRSLTTGTHGLPLMGCGDWNDGMNRVGREGRGESVWLGFFLFKILGDFLPFCRERKDASRVERYAQHHEALRASLNDGGWDGEWYRRAYYDNGDPLGSNKNDECRIDAIAQAWAVISGAAPHDRARAAVNALSEHLIAEHDGIIRLLTPPFVNTPNDPGYIKGYVAGIRENGGQYTHGACWAIMAKALLGENNEALKLWEMLTPISHTENEEAATRYKGEPFVYPGDVYGAAPHVGRCGWTWYTGSSGWMYRVALESILGIRVENGDTLVVNPCLPDDWPSCEVALLHPTGTPGERALRCIVRIENPRRRAGSIAEATSDGVAMAVSGSEVRVPLRTEPGEQKILITLA